The Sphingomonas sanxanigenens DSM 19645 = NX02 genome includes a region encoding these proteins:
- a CDS encoding CHAT domain-containing protein, with the protein MSSDSHRRDLARLLEKEAALRKELYRHESDAAKAMENVRRQEGSAMRASSSSSANTYLRGAERDRQKAVAAGKKAADVGKKIANNAREIANKQRSLESAEKTDRQSAEREATKRRQMEKDHARDIARLSAPQVHYVHIRPPEPEKLRVLYLTANPTMNLRTDAEVREVQRALRGAKYRDLVDVEQRTAASFQDLLDGLNDVRPHIVHFSGHGGDEGVVFDGGYLEAPSQQEVGFDLLVKALDATDEPPRLLVLNACDTLDGASAILPAVPVVIAMSDAVLDTAAIVFAQQFYAAVASGQSVGSALKQARVRIEAAVIDKTASELPQHISRDDIDIDTLVLVRSVAEV; encoded by the coding sequence ATGTCGTCCGATTCCCATCGTCGCGATCTCGCTCGCCTTCTTGAAAAGGAAGCTGCGCTTCGTAAGGAACTCTATCGCCATGAAAGCGACGCCGCGAAAGCGATGGAGAATGTCAGGCGACAGGAAGGCTCGGCTATGCGGGCATCTTCCAGCTCAAGCGCGAATACCTACCTGCGTGGAGCGGAACGCGATCGGCAAAAGGCGGTGGCCGCCGGCAAAAAAGCAGCAGATGTTGGCAAAAAGATCGCCAACAATGCGCGCGAGATCGCCAACAAGCAGCGCAGCCTTGAATCGGCTGAAAAAACTGATCGTCAATCGGCAGAACGGGAAGCGACCAAGCGGCGACAAATGGAAAAGGATCATGCGCGCGACATTGCGCGCTTGTCGGCGCCGCAGGTTCATTACGTCCATATCCGTCCGCCCGAGCCCGAGAAGCTCCGGGTTCTCTACCTTACGGCAAATCCGACGATGAACCTGCGCACGGATGCGGAAGTGCGCGAGGTGCAACGGGCTCTTCGCGGAGCGAAGTATCGTGACCTCGTTGATGTCGAACAGCGCACCGCTGCGTCGTTTCAGGATTTGCTCGACGGGTTGAACGATGTCCGGCCTCACATTGTACATTTTTCCGGACATGGCGGCGATGAGGGCGTCGTTTTCGATGGCGGATACCTCGAAGCGCCTTCGCAACAAGAGGTAGGATTTGATCTCTTGGTCAAAGCTTTGGACGCCACTGATGAGCCGCCCCGACTTCTTGTCTTGAATGCCTGCGACACGCTCGATGGCGCCTCGGCCATACTACCGGCTGTGCCGGTGGTGATCGCCATGTCTGACGCGGTGCTCGACACGGCGGCAATCGTGTTTGCACAGCAATTTTATGCGGCTGTGGCAAGCGGCCAATCGGTGGGAAGCGCGCTAAAGCAGGCAAGGGTCAGGATCGAGGCGGCCGTGATCGACAAGACCGCGAGTGAGCTTCCTCAGCATATCTCCCGGGACGATATCGATATTGATACGCTGGTTCTTGTTAGGTCAGTCGCCGAGGTTTAG